GGGTGGGCACCGCCGANAACANAGCCTNTGTATATGGATGCTTGGGGTNTTTATACAATTCCGTGTGNCTCGCTATCTCTACTACTNTTCCCAAGTACATCACCATTACCCGATCACTTATGTGCTGGACCACAGAAAGATCGTGGGCGATGAATATATAGGTAAGACCAAGTTTTTTCTGGAGCGATTCAAGTAGATTGATGATTTGCGCCTGGATTGANACATCTAGCGCCGAAACGGGTTCATCACAAATTATAAGCTTTGGATTGAGTGCAAGTGCCCTGGCAATGCCTATTCGTTGACGTTGTCCCCCAGAGAACTCGTGCGGATAACGCTCCCCCATTCGACCGTCCAATCCCACTATATCGAGTAACTCCTCAATGCGAACTCGGAACTTAGCCTTGTCCTTGGCTTCGTCGTGAGCAATAAGAGGTTCGCCAATAATATCCCTTACCCGCATGCGCGGATCCAATGCACCAAATGGATCCTGATAGACCATTTGCATTTTCTTTCTTATTGGGCGCATCTGACCCCGAGTTAAATTAGTAATATCTTTGCCATCAAAAANTATTCGCCCACCTGCAATGCCTAGCATTCTCAGGATGGCCAGGCCGGTGGTTGTTTTCCCACAACCACTTTCACCAACCACACCCAGGGTCTCTCCAGAGATCAAGTTAAAACTAACGCCATCCACCGCTTTGACTGTCCCTGCTGTACCAGACCCCAACACCCCTGACGAAATAGGAAATTCTACCCTTAAATTTTCGACAGATAACAATGGATTAGCTAACATCTTTAACATTCACCCAACACGCAAACGCATGTTTATCTGAGATTAGAGAAAGTTCTGGCTGCTCCGATCTACACTGCTCCGTAGAGTATGGGCATCGCGGCTCGAACGAACACCCTGGCGGCATATTACTAAGATCGGGAGGCTGCCCTTCTATTGGCTCGAGAGGCGCTTTTTCACCATTATTTAACTTTGGCACGGAGTTCATTAAGCCGAGGGTATAGGGATGACGAGGGTCGTTATAAATATCTCGAGCTGTGCCCGTCTCTATTATCTTTCCAGCATACATTACGTTCACTCTGTCTGCATATCTCGCCACCACTCCGAGATCATGGGTAATAAGAANCAGGGCAGCCTGGCTTTCTCTCGTTAATTCCTTAAGCAAGTCTAGAACCTGCGCCTGCACGGTTACGTCCAAAGCTGTTGTCGGCTCGTCTGCTATGATGAGCTCGGGCTCACACGCCAACCCCATAGCAATCATGGCGCGCTGCCGCATGCCACCTGAAAATTCATGCGGGAATGAAGAGACNCGCCGTTCCGGATCAGGTATTCGCACTTTTTGAAGGAGATCCACACACTTTTCCCGTACTACCTTGGNCAAGGATTTTCTATGAATCTCTATAGGTTCGCCAACTTGCCGCCCTATGGTAAGAGATGGATTTAGAGATGTCATTGGCTCCTGAAAAATCATGGCGATTCTATCGCCCCTAATTTTCCTTGCTTCAGGTTCTGATAACTCGAGGAGATCNGTTCCGGNAAACCNGATTTGACCAGAA
The window above is part of the Rhodospirillaceae bacterium genome. Proteins encoded here:
- a CDS encoding peptide ABC transporter ATP-binding protein; translation: MLANPLLSVENLRVEFPISSGVLGSGTAGTVKAVDGVSFNLISGETLGVVGESGCGKTTTGLAILRMLGIAGGRIXFDGKDITNLTRGQMRPIRKKMQMVYQDPFGALDPRMRVRDIIGEPLIAHDEAKDKAKFRVRIEELLDIVGLDGRMGERYPHEFSGGQRQRIGIARALALNPKLIICDEPVSALDVSIQAQIINLLESLQKKLGLTYIFIAHDLSVVQHISDRVMVMYLGXVVEIAXHTELYKXPKHPYTXAXXSAVPTPSPDAEAQREVVLLEGEVPXPLNPPKGCPFXPRCPVARPEXSVKAPEVVVDSVGHQVSCHLFS
- a CDS encoding peptide ABC transporter ATP-binding protein, which translates into the protein MNYSSEAPPLLEVRELKTYFRSDGGIVKAVDGVSFTVEAGETVAIVGESGSGKSVTALSVLRLIPNPPGEIVSGQIXFXGTDLLELSEPEARKIRGDRIAMIFQEPMTSLNPSLTIGRQVGEPIEIHRKSLXKVVREKCVDLLQKVRIPDPERRVSSFPHEFSGGMRQRAMIAMGLACEPELIIADEPTTALDVTVQAQVLDLLKELTRESQAALXLITHDLGVVARYADRVNVMYAGKIIETGTARDIYNDPRHPYTLGLMNSVPKLNNGEKAPLEPIEGQPPDLSNMPPGCSFEPRCPYSTEQCRSEQPELSLISDKHAFACWVNVKDVS